A portion of the Magnolia sinica isolate HGM2019 chromosome 17, MsV1, whole genome shotgun sequence genome contains these proteins:
- the LOC131230814 gene encoding uncharacterized protein LOC131230814 isoform X2, whose product MARVSSNKHDRDQALDFQDFLNDLQDWEHSVKEKDKKLKGHMQEEKIVASSSWKIGIAGEGKGLRKKAHTVEMKRSANEVDPKFALGSSREQQQFDYLRSSDAIGRISGSLTTEEGSPDAASEKELGNEYYKQKKFHKAIECYSRSIALSPSAVAFANRAMAYIKIKRFEEAENDCTEALNLDDRYIKAYSRRATARKELRKLKLSIEDSEFALRLEPNNQELRKLYTEVKELYDKEIVKKTSDAVKNSIQRFERVRDSETEAKGDSQGARVTVIQADQVEDKNGKDPGKPAIIMKGIESITMSSGNNSWEQQLDASEEGAAPNSGTKISNGVDGKHEFKASVQELASRAASQALAAAAKKITTPKSAYEFEVSWRALSDDHVLQAHLLKTIPPNTLPQIFKNALSAPILIDIIKCLTTFFLEEMELAVDILDNLTKVARFDMIIMCLSAVDKADLYKIWNEVFSNETVPAGHAETIRRLRPKYCLGDGWQMHVLESSGWSKMS is encoded by the exons ATGGCTAGGGTTTCATCAAACAAGCACGACCGTGACCAAGCtttg GATTTCCAGGACTTTTTAAATGACTTGCAAGATTGGGAGCATTCTGTAAAGGAGAAAGACAAAAAGCTGAAAGGTCATATGCAGGAGGAGAAAATTGTG GCATCCTCCTCTTGGAAGATAGGAATTGCCGGTGAAGGTAAAGGACTAAGAAAAAAAGCTCACACAGTTGAAATGAAAAGGTCAGCAAATGAAGTTGATCCGAAATTTGCATTAGGAAGCAGCCGTGAACAACAACAATTTGATTACTTGAGAAGTTCGGATGCAATCGGTCGTATATCAGGCAGTTTAACGACTGAGGAAGGTTCCCCAGATGCAGCTTCAGAGAAAGAACTG GGCAATGAGTATTATAAGCAAAAAAAGTTTCATAAAGCGATTGAGTGCTATTCAAGAAGCATCGCATTGTCTCCATCAGCAGTTGCATTTGCAAATAGAGCAATGGCatacatcaaaatcaaaag GTTTGAAGAAGCCGAGAATGACTGTACAGAAGCCCTAAATTTAGATGATCGTTACATAAAAGCATACTCACGCCGGGCAACAGCCAGGAAAGAACTTAGAAAACTCAAGCTATCCATTGAAG ATTCTGAGTTTGCTCTAAGGCTTGAACCTAATAACCAAGAGCTCAGGAAACTGTACACCGAGGTGAAAGAACTGTACGATAAG GAAATTGTCAAAAAGACCTCTGATGCAGTGAAGAATTCCATTCAAAGATTTGAGAGAGTAAGGGATTCAGAAACAGAAGCCAAAGGAGACTCTCAAGGAGCACGAGTTACTGTAATTCAAGCTGATCAGGTCGAG GACAAGAATGGGAAGGATCCTGGTAAGCCTGCAATCATTATGAAGGGAATAGAGAGCATAACTATGAGTTCTGGAAACAATAGCTGGGAACAACAGTTAGATGCATCAGAGGAAGGTGCAGCTCCAAATTCCGGCACAAAG ATAAGCAATGGTGTTGATGGAAAACATGAATTCAAAGCATCAGTGCAAGAGCTTGCTTCTCGTGCAGCTTCTCAAGCTTTGGCTGCCGCAGCAAAAAAGATTACCACACCAAAGTCAGCTTACGAGTTTGAGGTTTCTTGGAGAGCACTCTCTGATGACCATGTCCTTCAGGCCCATTTGCTGAAG ACTATACCGCCGAATACTTTACCACAGATATTTAAAAACGCTCTATCTGCTCCCATACTGATTGACATCATCAAGTGCCTAACCACCTTTTTCTT GGAGGAGATGGAGCTGGCTGTTGATATTTTAGATAATTTGACCAAGGTTGCACGATTTGACATGATCATCATGTGTCTTTCCGCTGTTGACAAAGCTG ATCTCTACAAGATATGGAACGAAGTGTTTTCAAATGAGACTGTTCCGGCCGGACATGCAGAGACAATCAGGAGATTGCGTCCCAAATACTGCCTCGGTGATGGATGGCAAATGCATGTGCTGGAATCCAGCGGCTGGAGTAAGATGTCATGA
- the LOC131230814 gene encoding uncharacterized protein LOC131230814 isoform X1 codes for MARVSSNKHDRDQALDFQDFLNDLQDWEHSVKEKDKKLKGHMQEEKIVASSSWKIGIAGEGKGLRKKAHTVEMKRSANEVDPKFALGSSREQQQFDYLRSSDAIGRISGSLTTEEGSPDAASEKELGNEYYKQKKFHKAIECYSRSIALSPSAVAFANRAMAYIKIKRFEEAENDCTEALNLDDRYIKAYSRRATARKELRKLKLSIEDSEFALRLEPNNQELRKLYTEVKELYDKEIVKKTSDAVKNSIQRFERVRDSETEAKGDSQGARVTVIQADQVEDKNGKDPGKPAIIMKGIESITMSSGNNSWEQQLDASEEGAAPNSGTKRGFKQISNGVDGKHEFKASVQELASRAASQALAAAAKKITTPKSAYEFEVSWRALSDDHVLQAHLLKTIPPNTLPQIFKNALSAPILIDIIKCLTTFFLEEMELAVDILDNLTKVARFDMIIMCLSAVDKADLYKIWNEVFSNETVPAGHAETIRRLRPKYCLGDGWQMHVLESSGWSKMS; via the exons ATGGCTAGGGTTTCATCAAACAAGCACGACCGTGACCAAGCtttg GATTTCCAGGACTTTTTAAATGACTTGCAAGATTGGGAGCATTCTGTAAAGGAGAAAGACAAAAAGCTGAAAGGTCATATGCAGGAGGAGAAAATTGTG GCATCCTCCTCTTGGAAGATAGGAATTGCCGGTGAAGGTAAAGGACTAAGAAAAAAAGCTCACACAGTTGAAATGAAAAGGTCAGCAAATGAAGTTGATCCGAAATTTGCATTAGGAAGCAGCCGTGAACAACAACAATTTGATTACTTGAGAAGTTCGGATGCAATCGGTCGTATATCAGGCAGTTTAACGACTGAGGAAGGTTCCCCAGATGCAGCTTCAGAGAAAGAACTG GGCAATGAGTATTATAAGCAAAAAAAGTTTCATAAAGCGATTGAGTGCTATTCAAGAAGCATCGCATTGTCTCCATCAGCAGTTGCATTTGCAAATAGAGCAATGGCatacatcaaaatcaaaag GTTTGAAGAAGCCGAGAATGACTGTACAGAAGCCCTAAATTTAGATGATCGTTACATAAAAGCATACTCACGCCGGGCAACAGCCAGGAAAGAACTTAGAAAACTCAAGCTATCCATTGAAG ATTCTGAGTTTGCTCTAAGGCTTGAACCTAATAACCAAGAGCTCAGGAAACTGTACACCGAGGTGAAAGAACTGTACGATAAG GAAATTGTCAAAAAGACCTCTGATGCAGTGAAGAATTCCATTCAAAGATTTGAGAGAGTAAGGGATTCAGAAACAGAAGCCAAAGGAGACTCTCAAGGAGCACGAGTTACTGTAATTCAAGCTGATCAGGTCGAG GACAAGAATGGGAAGGATCCTGGTAAGCCTGCAATCATTATGAAGGGAATAGAGAGCATAACTATGAGTTCTGGAAACAATAGCTGGGAACAACAGTTAGATGCATCAGAGGAAGGTGCAGCTCCAAATTCCGGCACAAAG CGTGGTTTCAAACAGATAAGCAATGGTGTTGATGGAAAACATGAATTCAAAGCATCAGTGCAAGAGCTTGCTTCTCGTGCAGCTTCTCAAGCTTTGGCTGCCGCAGCAAAAAAGATTACCACACCAAAGTCAGCTTACGAGTTTGAGGTTTCTTGGAGAGCACTCTCTGATGACCATGTCCTTCAGGCCCATTTGCTGAAG ACTATACCGCCGAATACTTTACCACAGATATTTAAAAACGCTCTATCTGCTCCCATACTGATTGACATCATCAAGTGCCTAACCACCTTTTTCTT GGAGGAGATGGAGCTGGCTGTTGATATTTTAGATAATTTGACCAAGGTTGCACGATTTGACATGATCATCATGTGTCTTTCCGCTGTTGACAAAGCTG ATCTCTACAAGATATGGAACGAAGTGTTTTCAAATGAGACTGTTCCGGCCGGACATGCAGAGACAATCAGGAGATTGCGTCCCAAATACTGCCTCGGTGATGGATGGCAAATGCATGTGCTGGAATCCAGCGGCTGGAGTAAGATGTCATGA